One segment of Gasterosteus aculeatus chromosome 3, fGasAcu3.hap1.1, whole genome shotgun sequence DNA contains the following:
- the LOC120816413 gene encoding noelin-3, with product MRSLSAVLNPLLFLLLIGYCPSATIRPKDGWQVYSSAQDADGRCICTVVAPEQNLCSRDAKGRQLRQLLEKVQNMSQSIEVLNLRTQRDFQYIMRMESQIKGLRSKFRQIESDRKTLVNKNFQELKGKMESMQPLIPVLEQYKTDAKLISQFKEEIRNLSAVLMAIQEEMGAYDYEELQQKVLNLENRLRKCMSRLTCGKLMKINGPLTVKTSGTRFGAWMTDPQATLKNNRVWYMDGYTNNKIVKEYKSIADFVSGIESRTYNLPFKWAGTDHVVYNGSLYYNKMQSNIIVRYSFETGRVVTQRALESAGFHNVYPYTWGGFSDIDLMADELGLWAVYATNQNAGNVVVSRLNPDTLQILDTWNTEYSKRNAGESFMICGTLYITNSHLTGAKVYYAYSTKTSTYEYTDIPFHNQFFHMSMLDYNARDRALYGWNNGHQVLFNVTLFHVIKTEDES from the exons ATGCGGTCGCTGTCCGCGGTCCTGAACCCGCTGCTGTTCCTGCTGCTGATCGGATACTGCCCTTCAGCG ACCATCAGGCCAAAGGACGGTTGGCAGGTGTACAGCTCAGCTCAAGATGCCGATGGACGTTGTATCTGCACAGTGGTCGCACCTGAACAGAATCTGTGCTCCAGAGACGCCAAAGGCAGACAGCTTCGCCAGCTCCTGGAAAAG GTGCAGAACATGTCGCAGTCTATCGAGGTGCTGAACCTGCGGACGCAGAGGGACTTTCAGTACATCATGAGAATGGAGAGCCAGATAAAAGGATTGCGGTCAAAGTTTCGCCAGATCGAATCGGACAGGAAGACGCTCGTCAACAAAAACTTTCAg GAGCTAAAGGGAAAGATGGAGTCCATGCAACCGCTGATACCTGTCCTGGAGCAATACAAGACAGATGCCAAGCTCATCTCCCAGTTCAAAGAGGAGATAAGGAACCTGTCCGCCGTGCTGATGGCCATCCAGGAGGAAATGGGAGCCTACGACtacgaggagctgcagcagaaggtCCTAAACCTGGAAAATCGTCTCCGCAAATGCATGAGCAGACTCA CGTGCGGTAAGCTGATGAAGATCAATGGGCCGTTGACTGTGAAAACTTCAGGGACCAGATTTGGAGCCTGGATGACGGACCCACAGGCGACTCTCAAAAACAACAGG GTCTGGTACATGGATGGCTACACCAACAACAAGATAGTAAAAGAGTACAAATCCATAGCGGATTTTGTGTCGGGAATCGAGTCGAGAACCTACAACCTGCCTTTCAAATGGGCTGGAACCGACCACGTGGTGTACAACGGCTCTCTGTACTACAACAAGATGCAGAGCAACATCATCGTGAGGTACAGCTTCGAGACGGGCCGCGTCGTCACCCAAAGGGCCCTGGAGTCAGCGGGGTTCCACAACGTGTACCCCTACACGTGGGGGGGCTTCTCCGACATCGACCTGATGGCGGACGAGCTGGGCCTGTGGGCGGTGTACGCGACCAACCAGAACGCCGGCAACGTAGTCGTGAGCCGGCTGAACCCGGACACGCTCCAGATCCTCGACACGTGGAACACAGAGTACTCAAAGAGGAATGCCGGCGAGTCTTTCATGATCTGCGGGACGCTCTACATCACCAACTCCCACCTGACCGGCGCCAAGGTGTACTACGCCTACTCCACTAAAACCTCCACATACGAGTACACGGACATTCCTTTTCACAACCAATTCTTTCACATGTCTATGTTGGACTACAATGCCAGGGACCGCGCACTCTACGGCTGGAACAACGGCCACCAGGTCCTTTTTAATGTCACACTTTTCCACGTCATCAAAACCGAGGACGAGTCTTAA